A DNA window from Sediminitomix flava contains the following coding sequences:
- a CDS encoding SusC/RagA family TonB-linked outer membrane protein, whose amino-acid sequence MKMTKNLSLFTGLWVLSLLVPFVSFAQERTLTGTVVDEFGTPLPGVSVIFVGTTTGAATDFNGQYRLTVPNDVNEVKFSYIGYLDQVLEVGAQSIIDVTLQPDSEQLEEVVVIGYGSAKKEDLTGSVTAINASDFNQGAITSPQDLLNGKVSGVQITTGGGAPGAGSTIRIRGGASLNASNDPLIIIDGVPLDNDGVSGMRNPLNTINPNDIETFNVLKDASATAIYGSRASNGVILITTKKGQKGKLSVDYTGTVSVAKVNETVDVLTADEYRSFMSQNFPQYAEGGSSQLLGSANTDWQDQVFRTAVSTDHNVAVSGAVKDMIPFRLSVGYNNSQGVLEQSDMERTTVALNLTPKFFDDHLSTNASIKFVDINNSFSNEGAIGSATAFDPTQPVKSSDAAYAPYGGYYTWLDAQGTPMYSIAPGNPVAMIDQRTDVSDVMRSIGNIQLDYKFHFLPKMRANLNMGYDYSKSRGNIAVSPEAGFDAGAVDRDGSFSRYEQIKRNELLDFYLQYADEISGLDLKYDVMGGYSYQYFRNENENWSTFGNGEQLENWHTLYKQHNNLQSFFGRANFNLKEKYLVTATLRADGSSKFNEDNRWGIFPAVALGWKLDKENFMAGATAVSQLKLRAGWGITGQQDIGPNFGYMPIYVGSQPDADYSFYNPNTGEWVTVPTNRPSGYDQNLKWEETTTWNVGFDFGFFDDKITGTLEGYYRNTKDLLNYIPVPAGSNLTNMLTTNVGNMTNKGVEFNINTKLVQTKDFFWDLGLNATYNENEITKLTLTDDPNYEGVRTGGVAGGMDIYAQRHKVGYPASSFFLYEQVYDESGKPMEGIYKDQNGDGKIDESDLVYSGNPAPKWMFGFTSKMTYKNWDFSVAGRAYLGGMVYNNVASEKGHAQAAHTSGQVATNVHYSAMETDFQSPQLLSDYYLESGNFFRLDNIMVGYNFFNLFDKDINARVYGTVNNVYLGTQYSGIDPEIFGGMDQNMYPRPTTYMMGVNLSF is encoded by the coding sequence ATGAAAATGACGAAAAACCTTTCCCTATTTACGGGGTTGTGGGTACTAAGCCTCTTAGTCCCTTTCGTATCTTTCGCTCAAGAAAGAACTCTTACAGGTACAGTAGTCGATGAATTCGGAACACCTCTACCAGGGGTTTCTGTAATTTTTGTCGGAACAACTACTGGAGCAGCAACAGACTTCAATGGTCAATATAGATTGACAGTTCCTAATGATGTAAATGAGGTGAAATTCTCATACATCGGTTACCTTGATCAAGTGTTAGAGGTAGGTGCTCAATCAATAATCGACGTGACATTACAACCTGATTCTGAGCAATTAGAAGAAGTTGTCGTTATCGGTTATGGTTCAGCTAAAAAAGAAGATTTAACAGGTTCGGTTACAGCAATTAATGCTTCTGACTTTAACCAAGGAGCTATTACTTCTCCTCAAGATCTTTTAAACGGTAAAGTATCAGGGGTACAAATTACTACAGGTGGTGGTGCTCCGGGTGCAGGTTCTACTATTCGTATTCGTGGTGGTGCTTCTTTGAATGCTAGTAACGACCCACTTATCATTATTGATGGTGTACCTTTGGACAACGATGGTGTTTCAGGTATGCGTAACCCATTGAACACGATTAACCCAAATGATATTGAAACATTTAACGTATTGAAAGATGCTTCAGCTACAGCTATTTATGGATCTAGAGCATCTAACGGGGTTATCTTGATTACTACGAAAAAAGGACAGAAAGGTAAACTTTCAGTAGACTATACAGGTACGGTTTCAGTTGCGAAAGTAAACGAAACAGTAGATGTTTTGACAGCAGATGAGTACAGAAGTTTTATGTCTCAAAACTTCCCACAATATGCAGAAGGTGGTTCTAGTCAACTATTGGGATCTGCGAATACAGATTGGCAAGATCAAGTTTTCAGAACAGCAGTTTCTACAGATCACAATGTAGCAGTTTCAGGTGCTGTAAAAGACATGATTCCTTTCCGTTTGTCAGTTGGTTATAACAATAGCCAAGGGGTTTTGGAACAGTCTGATATGGAGCGTACTACAGTAGCACTGAACTTGACTCCAAAATTCTTTGATGATCACCTTTCTACAAATGCAAGTATCAAATTTGTAGACATCAACAACAGTTTCTCAAACGAAGGCGCAATCGGTTCTGCAACTGCATTTGACCCAACACAACCAGTAAAATCAAGTGATGCAGCTTATGCTCCTTACGGTGGATATTATACTTGGTTAGACGCGCAAGGAACTCCAATGTACTCAATCGCTCCTGGTAACCCAGTAGCTATGATTGACCAACGTACAGATGTTTCTGACGTAATGCGTTCAATTGGTAACATTCAGTTGGATTATAAATTCCACTTCTTACCAAAAATGAGAGCGAACTTGAATATGGGTTATGACTACTCAAAATCAAGAGGTAACATTGCTGTTTCTCCAGAAGCAGGTTTCGATGCAGGTGCTGTAGATAGAGATGGTAGTTTCAGTAGATACGAGCAAATTAAGCGTAACGAACTATTGGATTTCTACTTACAATATGCGGATGAAATTTCTGGTCTTGATTTGAAATATGACGTAATGGGAGGTTACTCTTACCAATATTTCAGAAACGAGAATGAAAACTGGTCTACATTTGGTAACGGTGAGCAATTAGAAAACTGGCATACACTTTACAAACAGCATAACAACCTACAGTCATTCTTTGGTCGTGCAAACTTCAACTTGAAAGAGAAGTACTTGGTAACAGCTACTCTTCGTGCCGATGGTTCTTCTAAATTCAACGAAGATAACAGATGGGGTATCTTCCCAGCAGTTGCTTTGGGTTGGAAACTAGATAAAGAAAACTTCATGGCTGGTGCTACTGCCGTTTCTCAATTGAAACTACGTGCAGGTTGGGGAATTACTGGTCAGCAAGATATCGGACCTAATTTTGGTTACATGCCTATCTATGTTGGTTCTCAGCCAGATGCAGATTATTCATTCTACAACCCTAATACAGGAGAGTGGGTAACTGTTCCTACAAACCGTCCTTCAGGTTATGATCAAAACTTGAAATGGGAAGAGACTACAACTTGGAACGTAGGTTTTGACTTTGGTTTCTTTGACGATAAAATCACAGGTACATTGGAAGGTTACTACCGTAACACAAAAGACTTGTTGAACTACATTCCTGTACCAGCTGGTTCAAACTTGACAAATATGTTGACAACAAACGTTGGTAACATGACAAACAAAGGGGTTGAATTTAACATCAACACTAAGTTAGTTCAAACAAAAGATTTCTTCTGGGATTTAGGTTTGAACGCTACATATAACGAAAACGAGATTACTAAACTTACTTTGACAGATGATCCTAACTACGAAGGTGTAAGAACTGGAGGCGTTGCTGGTGGTATGGATATCTATGCTCAAAGACACAAAGTAGGTTACCCTGCTAGTTCATTCTTCTTGTATGAGCAAGTATATGATGAGTCTGGTAAACCAATGGAAGGTATTTATAAAGACCAAAACGGTGATGGTAAAATTGATGAGTCTGACTTAGTATATAGCGGAAACCCTGCTCCAAAATGGATGTTTGGTTTTACTTCTAAAATGACTTATAAAAACTGGGATTTCTCTGTAGCAGGACGTGCTTACCTAGGAGGTATGGTTTATAACAACGTAGCTTCAGAAAAAGGACATGCTCAAGCAGCACACACTTCAGGTCAGGTTGCTACAAACGTTCACTACTCAGCAATGGAGACTGATTTCCAATCACCTCAGTTGCTTTCAGATTACTACCTAGAGAGCGGAAACTTCTTCCGTCTAGACAACATCATGGTGGGTTACAATTTCTTCAACTTGTTTGATAAAGACATCAACGCAAGGGTTTACGGTACTGTAAACAACGTGTATTTAGGTACGCAATATTCAGGAATTGACCCAGAAATCTTTGGTGGTATGGATCAAAACATGTATCCAAGACCAACTACTTACATGATGGGTGTAAACTTAAGCTTCTAA